The proteins below come from a single Streptococcus porcinus genomic window:
- the pyk gene encoding pyruvate kinase translates to MSKRVKIVATLGPAVEIRGGKRFGEDGYWAGQLDVEESAKKIAELIEAGANVFRFNFSHGDHQEQGDRMATVRRAEEIARKKVGFLLDTKGPEMRTELFEDDAKEYSYLTGERIRVATEQGIKSTREVIALSVAGNLDIYDEVEVGHTILIDDGKLGLKVVEKDIATRQFIVTVENDGSIAKQKGVNIPNTKIPFPALAERDNADIRFGLEQGLNFIAISFVRTAKDVEEVRDICRETGNDHVQLFAKIENQQGIDNLDEIIEAADGIMIARGDMGIEVPFEMVPVFQKMIITKVNAAGKAVITATNMLETMTEKPRATRSEVSDVFNAVIDGTDATMLSGESANGKYPVEAVRTMATIDKNAQTLLNEYGRLDSSTFPRTNKTDVIASAVKDATHSMDIKLVVTITETGNTARAISKFRPDSDILAVTFDEKVQKALMIYWGVTPIVADKPSSTDDMFEVAEKLALKSGMVSSGDNIIIVAGVPVGSGGTNTMRVRTVK, encoded by the coding sequence ATGAGTAAACGTGTAAAAATTGTTGCAACACTTGGTCCTGCGGTAGAAATTCGTGGTGGAAAAAGATTTGGCGAAGATGGTTACTGGGCTGGTCAACTTGACGTTGAAGAGTCAGCAAAAAAGATCGCTGAATTAATCGAAGCTGGTGCAAATGTTTTCCGTTTCAATTTCTCACATGGCGACCATCAAGAACAGGGTGATCGTATGGCAACTGTACGTCGTGCAGAAGAAATTGCACGTAAAAAAGTTGGCTTCCTTTTAGACACTAAAGGGCCAGAAATGCGTACAGAATTGTTTGAAGATGACGCTAAAGAATATAGTTACCTAACTGGTGAACGTATCCGTGTTGCTACTGAACAAGGTATTAAGTCTACTCGTGAGGTCATCGCTTTGAGTGTTGCTGGTAACTTAGATATCTATGATGAAGTTGAAGTTGGTCATACTATCCTTATTGACGATGGTAAGCTAGGATTGAAAGTTGTTGAAAAAGATATTGCTACACGTCAATTTATCGTTACCGTTGAAAATGATGGTAGTATTGCAAAACAAAAAGGTGTTAATATTCCAAACACTAAGATTCCATTCCCTGCTCTAGCTGAGCGTGATAATGCTGATATCCGTTTTGGTTTAGAACAAGGCTTGAATTTTATTGCCATTTCATTTGTACGTACTGCTAAGGATGTTGAAGAAGTACGTGACATTTGTCGTGAAACTGGAAATGACCATGTTCAATTATTTGCTAAAATTGAAAACCAACAAGGTATTGATAACCTTGACGAAATCATCGAAGCAGCAGATGGTATCATGATTGCGCGTGGAGACATGGGAATTGAAGTGCCATTTGAAATGGTGCCAGTTTTCCAAAAAATGATTATTACCAAAGTGAACGCAGCTGGTAAAGCAGTTATTACAGCAACAAATATGCTTGAAACAATGACTGAAAAACCACGTGCTACCCGTTCAGAAGTTTCAGACGTCTTCAATGCGGTTATTGATGGTACTGATGCAACTATGCTTTCAGGTGAATCAGCAAATGGTAAGTATCCTGTTGAGGCAGTGCGCACAATGGCGACAATTGATAAAAATGCGCAAACACTTCTTAATGAATATGGCCGCTTAGATTCTTCTACTTTCCCACGTACTAATAAGACAGATGTTATCGCCTCTGCAGTTAAAGATGCAACGCATTCTATGGACATCAAACTTGTTGTAACGATTACTGAAACTGGTAATACAGCCCGTGCTATCTCAAAATTCCGCCCAGATTCAGATATTCTAGCTGTTACTTTTGATGAAAAAGTGCAAAAAGCTCTTATGATTTATTGGGGAGTAACTCCAATTGTCGCAGACAAACCATCTTCTACCGACGATATGTTTGAAGTAGCTGAAAAATTAGCTCTTAAGTCAGGAATGGTTAGCTCAGGAGACAACATCATTATTGTTGCTGGTGTCCCTGTCGGCTCTGGTGGAACTAATACAATGCGAGTTCGTACTGTTAAATAA
- a CDS encoding ABC transporter ATP-binding protein, producing the protein MSQLLQLHHVSKAFKGKKVIDDLTLTIPSGKIIGLLGPNGSGKTTLIKLINGLIQPNKGDIVIDGYRPSTDTKKIISYLPDTSYLREDMKISDIIDYFSDFYEDFDVTKAHSLLRDLHLNLNDHLKNLSKGNKEKVQLILVMSRKAKLYILDEPIGGVDPAARDYILKTIINNYSEDATVLISTHLISDIEPILDEVIFLKDGQVAIMGSVDELRESHAMSIDTLFRNTYKV; encoded by the coding sequence ATGTCACAACTTTTACAGCTACACCATGTTTCAAAGGCTTTCAAAGGTAAAAAGGTTATAGATGATTTAACCTTGACAATCCCATCTGGAAAAATCATTGGTTTACTTGGACCTAATGGCTCTGGGAAAACGACTTTGATTAAGCTAATTAATGGTCTAATCCAGCCTAATAAAGGTGATATCGTCATTGATGGCTATCGTCCCTCAACCGATACAAAGAAAATTATTTCTTATTTACCTGATACTTCCTATTTGCGAGAGGATATGAAAATTTCAGATATCATTGACTACTTCAGTGATTTTTACGAAGACTTTGATGTTACTAAAGCCCATAGCTTACTTCGTGATCTTCATTTAAACCTAAATGATCATCTCAAAAATCTCTCAAAAGGGAATAAGGAAAAAGTGCAATTGATTCTTGTGATGAGTCGTAAAGCAAAGCTTTACATACTTGATGAACCAATTGGTGGTGTGGATCCTGCTGCTCGTGATTATATTTTGAAAACAATTATTAATAATTACAGCGAAGATGCTACCGTTCTCATTTCCACCCACCTTATTTCTGATATTGAACCTATTCTTGATGAAGTCATTTTTCTTAAAGATGGACAAGTTGCTATTATGGGATCAGTAGATGAGTTGAGAGAAAGCCATGCTATGTCCATTGACACTCTCTTTAGAAACACTTACAAAGTATAG
- the glmS gene encoding glutamine--fructose-6-phosphate transaminase (isomerizing), with the protein MCGIVGVVGNRNATDILMQGLEKLEYRGYDSAGIFVANGENSSLVKSVGRIADLRAKIGIDVAGSTGIGHTRWATHGQATVENAHPHTSATGRFVLVHNGVIENYLQMKEEFLANHNFKGQTDTEIAVHLIGKFVEEDKLTVLEAFKKALSIIEGSYAFALIDREDADTIYVAKNKSPLLIGLGEGYNMVCSDAMAMIRETSEFMEIHDKELVILTKDSVKVLDYKGNVLERESYTAELDLSDIGKGTYPFYMLKEIDEQPTVMRKLISTYASEDGKMAIDPAIVKSVQESDRIYILAAGTSYNAGFAAKSMIEQLTDTPVELGVASEWGYNMPLLSQKPMFILLSQSGETADSRQVLVKANQMGIPSLTVTNVPGSTLSREATYTMLLHAGPEIAVASTKAYTAQVAALAFLSKAVGEANGKKEAVEFDLVHELSLVAQSIEATLSEKDLIAAKVEKLLATTRNAFYIGRGNDYYVAMEASLKLKEISYIQCEGFAAGELKHGTISLIEDQTPVIGLISSSELVAAHTRGNIQEVAARGASVLTVVEEGLEREGDDIVVNKVHPYLATIGMVIPTQLIAYYASLQRGLDVDKPRNLAKAVTVE; encoded by the coding sequence ATGTGTGGAATCGTTGGAGTAGTAGGGAATCGTAATGCAACAGATATTTTGATGCAAGGACTGGAAAAGTTGGAATATCGCGGTTATGACTCAGCTGGTATTTTTGTGGCAAACGGAGAGAATTCAAGTTTGGTCAAATCTGTTGGTCGTATTGCTGATTTACGTGCAAAAATCGGTATTGATGTAGCTGGTAGCACAGGAATTGGTCATACCCGTTGGGCAACTCATGGACAAGCAACTGTTGAGAATGCTCACCCTCATACTTCAGCTACAGGGCGTTTTGTTTTAGTTCACAATGGTGTTATCGAAAACTATCTACAAATGAAAGAAGAGTTTTTGGCTAATCATAACTTTAAGGGGCAAACCGATACAGAAATTGCTGTTCATCTAATTGGAAAATTTGTGGAAGAAGATAAGCTAACAGTATTGGAAGCCTTTAAAAAAGCTTTGTCAATTATTGAAGGCTCATATGCCTTTGCTTTAATTGATAGAGAAGATGCGGATACCATCTATGTGGCAAAGAATAAATCTCCTTTACTAATTGGTCTTGGTGAAGGCTATAATATGGTTTGTTCAGATGCGATGGCTATGATTCGTGAAACAAGTGAATTTATGGAAATACATGACAAAGAGCTTGTTATCTTAACAAAAGACTCTGTTAAAGTTCTTGATTATAAAGGTAATGTTCTTGAACGTGAGTCCTATACTGCTGAACTAGATTTATCTGATATTGGTAAAGGAACTTATCCTTTCTACATGCTAAAAGAAATTGATGAGCAGCCAACTGTAATGCGTAAATTAATTTCAACTTATGCAAGCGAAGATGGCAAAATGGCTATTGATCCAGCAATTGTAAAATCAGTACAAGAATCTGACCGCATTTATATTCTTGCAGCAGGTACATCATATAATGCTGGTTTTGCTGCTAAATCAATGATAGAGCAGCTCACAGATACCCCAGTTGAATTAGGGGTTGCCTCTGAGTGGGGTTACAACATGCCTTTACTAAGTCAAAAACCAATGTTTATTTTGTTAAGTCAATCTGGTGAAACTGCGGATAGTCGCCAAGTATTAGTAAAAGCTAACCAAATGGGAATTCCAAGTTTAACTGTGACAAATGTTCCTGGTTCAACTTTATCTCGTGAGGCAACTTATACTATGCTCTTACATGCAGGTCCAGAAATAGCAGTAGCCTCAACTAAAGCTTACACTGCACAAGTAGCTGCCTTAGCATTCCTATCAAAAGCTGTTGGTGAAGCAAATGGTAAGAAGGAAGCTGTTGAGTTTGATTTAGTCCATGAGTTGTCACTTGTTGCCCAATCAATAGAAGCAACTTTATCAGAAAAAGACTTGATTGCTGCAAAAGTTGAAAAATTATTAGCGACAACACGCAATGCTTTCTATATTGGTCGAGGTAATGATTATTATGTTGCCATGGAAGCATCTCTTAAATTAAAAGAAATTTCCTACATTCAATGTGAAGGTTTTGCTGCTGGTGAATTAAAACATGGTACGATTTCACTTATTGAAGATCAGACACCAGTTATTGGCTTGATTTCATCTAGTGAACTGGTTGCTGCACATACACGTGGAAATATCCAGGAAGTTGCAGCACGTGGCGCAAGTGTTTTGACAGTTGTTGAAGAAGGACTTGAACGTGAAGGTGATGATATCGTCGTTAACAAAGTTCATCCATATCTTGCAACAATCGGAATGGTTATTCCAACACAATTAATTGCCTACTATGCTTCATTACAACGTGGTTTGGATGTTGATAAACCACGTAACTTAGCAAAAGCTGTAACAGTAGAATAA
- the pfkA gene encoding 6-phosphofructokinase — protein sequence MKRIAVLSSGGDAPGMNAAIRAVVRKAISEGMEVYGVNHGYAGLVAGDIFPISSRDVGDKISRGGTFLYSARYPEFAQLEGQLAGIEQLKKNNIEGVVVIGGDGSYHGAMRLTEHGFPAVGVPGTIDNDIAGTDFTIGFDTAVNTAVEAIDKLRDTSSSHGRTFVVEVMGRNAGDIALWAGISSGADQIIVPEEGFDIKQVAETIENDFKKQGKNHHIIVLAEGVMSGAEFAEKLKAAGDKSDLRVTNLGHILRGGSPTARDRVLASRLGAHAVKLLKEGRGGLAVGIHNEELVESPILGTAEEGALFSLAEDGKIIVNNPHKARLDFAKLNRSLSR from the coding sequence ATGAAACGTATTGCTGTTTTATCAAGTGGTGGTGATGCCCCTGGTATGAACGCTGCTATCCGCGCGGTTGTTCGTAAAGCAATCTCAGAAGGTATGGAAGTTTATGGAGTTAACCATGGTTATGCAGGTTTGGTTGCTGGTGATATTTTCCCTATCAGTTCTAGAGACGTTGGGGACAAAATTTCGCGTGGAGGAACTTTCTTATACTCTGCTCGTTATCCAGAATTTGCACAATTAGAAGGTCAATTAGCTGGTATTGAGCAACTTAAGAAAAATAACATCGAAGGTGTGGTTGTTATTGGTGGAGATGGTTCATATCATGGAGCAATGCGCTTGACAGAACACGGCTTCCCTGCAGTAGGAGTTCCTGGAACAATTGATAATGATATTGCTGGCACTGATTTTACAATTGGTTTTGATACAGCTGTAAATACTGCGGTTGAAGCTATTGACAAATTACGTGATACTTCTTCAAGTCATGGCCGTACATTTGTTGTTGAAGTTATGGGACGTAACGCAGGAGATATTGCTCTTTGGGCAGGTATTTCAAGTGGTGCTGATCAGATTATTGTACCTGAAGAAGGTTTTGACATTAAACAAGTTGCCGAAACCATTGAAAATGACTTCAAAAAACAAGGTAAAAACCATCATATTATCGTTCTTGCAGAGGGTGTTATGAGTGGGGCTGAGTTTGCTGAAAAACTTAAAGCTGCTGGGGATAAGAGTGACTTACGTGTAACAAACCTAGGACATATTTTACGTGGTGGTTCACCAACTGCACGTGACCGTGTTCTGGCTTCACGATTAGGGGCACACGCTGTAAAACTTCTTAAAGAAGGCCGAGGTGGTTTGGCAGTCGGGATTCACAATGAAGAACTAGTCGAAAGCCCAATTCTTGGAACTGCCGAAGAAGGTGCTTTATTCAGTCTAGCTGAAGATGGTAAGATTATTGTTAATAATCCTCATAAAGCACGTCTTGATTTTGCTAAATTAAATCGTTCACTTTCAAGATAA
- a CDS encoding GntR family transcriptional regulator, with protein MSWNFDEKSPIYAQIAQHIKMQIVSHEINIGQQLPTVREYAETAGVNPNTMQRAFTELEREGIVYSQRTAGRFVTDNQALIAEKRRELSRSELKSFVNNMVKIGFDKSQIVPELEDFLKEGS; from the coding sequence ATGTCTTGGAATTTTGATGAAAAATCGCCGATTTATGCTCAGATTGCACAACATATCAAAATGCAAATTGTCAGTCATGAGATTAATATTGGTCAACAATTACCAACTGTACGAGAATATGCAGAAACTGCTGGGGTTAACCCTAATACCATGCAACGGGCTTTCACCGAATTAGAACGTGAAGGTATTGTTTATTCCCAACGCACTGCTGGTCGTTTTGTAACGGATAATCAAGCATTAATTGCAGAAAAACGTCGTGAATTGTCTCGAAGTGAACTTAAATCCTTCGTTAACAATATGGTAAAAATTGGCTTTGATAAGTCACAAATTGTACCAGAACTTGAAGATTTTCTAAAGGAGGGTTCTTAG
- the lepB gene encoding signal peptidase I, which translates to MVKRDFIRNIIIILIVAIIGVLLSIFVFSTFEVTKESENSYLKAGDLVTIKHNVEPQYKDFVVYKVDKKEYVSRVIATEGQRATYMDDIFYLNNRIKDQPYIEKLKNDYLRHSPTGSLFTDDFNISTISKGENTVIPSGKYLLLNDNRRNRADSRQFGLIDKKQIKGVVTFRVLPIDEFGFVEVD; encoded by the coding sequence ATGGTAAAAAGAGATTTTATTCGAAATATTATTATTATTTTAATTGTAGCTATTATTGGAGTACTTTTAAGTATTTTTGTCTTTTCTACATTTGAAGTTACGAAAGAATCAGAAAATTCTTATCTAAAAGCAGGTGACTTGGTTACCATTAAACACAATGTAGAGCCTCAATATAAAGACTTTGTTGTTTATAAAGTGGATAAAAAAGAATATGTTAGTCGAGTGATAGCTACTGAAGGGCAGAGAGCAACCTATATGGACGATATTTTTTATTTAAATAATCGTATCAAAGACCAACCTTATATCGAAAAGTTGAAAAATGACTACTTAAGACATTCACCTACGGGAAGCCTCTTTACAGATGATTTTAATATATCCACTATTTCAAAAGGAGAGAATACAGTTATTCCTAGTGGGAAGTATCTTTTGTTAAATGATAATCGTCGTAATCGTGCCGATAGCCGTCAGTTTGGTTTGATTGATAAAAAACAAATTAAAGGTGTTGTTACCTTTAGAGTGCTACCTATCGATGAATTTGGTTTTGTAGAAGTTGACTAA
- a CDS encoding DNA polymerase III subunit alpha gives MFAQLDTKTVYSFMDSLIDLDHYISEAKKIGYQSIGIMDKDCLYAAYHFIIKTQKAGLQPILGLAIDFPINGNEEALYLIAKNNLGYQNLLKISTLRMSAGFSPETIKDFLGGLIVILPYRSHLHDIDLGFPYFTGVFEETELAQPLPLQKLVPLRTVRYFADSERETLQVLHAIRDNVTLAETKVVEAGQYLKDPWEISQKFEKLYPGINAHLANLLKDVHYDFNHEFKLPRFNRQKAAKDELRQLTETGLKEKGLWQEIYQKRLEKELQIISDMGFDDYFLIVWDLLRFGRSKGYYMGMGRGSAAGSLVAYALNITGIDPVRNNLLFERFLNKERYSMPDIDIDLPDIYRSEFLHYVRNRYGSDHSAQIVTFSTFGAKQAIRDVFKRFGVPEYEISNLSKKIGFKDTLASIYDKNISFRQTINSRLEFQKAFEIAKRIEGNPRQTSIHAAGIVMSDDLLTDHIPLKEGIEMMVTQYDAPAVEANGLLKMDFLGLRNLTFVQKMKEKVAKDFGKEIIIEEIDLEDPKTLELFAQGDTKGIFQFEQSGAISLLKRIKPKRFEEIVATTSLNRPGASDYTNNFIKRRRGQEKIDLIDPIIAPILEPTYGIMLYQEQVMQIAQVFAGFTLGKADLLRRAMSKKNLSEMKKMENDFIEGAIGLGRSEETAKLLFNRMEKFAGYGFNRSHAFAYSALAFQLAYFKAHYPAVFYDVIMNYSNSDYISDALESDFKVVPLTINNIPYNDKIDANRIYMGLKNIKGLPRDLAYWIIEKRPFSSIESFLSALPAKYQKKDLLEPLFAVGLFDLFEPNRRKILNNLDGLLIFVSELGSLFADSSFSWLDCDDFSNREKYQLEETYIGIGLSPHPLLEIAEKTDQEFTPITKLLKDTEQTVLVQIEKVRIIRTKSSGQQMAFLTVTDTKKKIDVTVFPQEFLQFKHLLTEGQMAFIHGKVKERDNRLQIVAQMITLANQKKYWILLETHENDQRIAKILGEFMGQYPVVIHYQKTKETLQLSHILVDGSPELEEALEELVVKTVFR, from the coding sequence ATGTTTGCACAATTAGATACCAAAACGGTATATTCCTTTATGGATAGTTTAATTGACTTAGATCATTACATCTCAGAAGCTAAGAAGATTGGTTATCAATCAATTGGCATCATGGATAAAGATTGTTTATACGCTGCGTATCATTTTATTATTAAAACTCAAAAGGCTGGTTTGCAACCTATTTTAGGGTTAGCAATAGATTTTCCAATTAATGGGAACGAGGAAGCTTTATATCTCATTGCAAAAAATAATCTGGGATATCAAAACCTTTTAAAAATTTCGACTCTGCGTATGTCGGCTGGGTTTAGCCCTGAGACAATTAAGGATTTTCTTGGTGGTCTGATAGTTATACTGCCTTATAGGTCTCACTTACATGATATTGATCTTGGATTTCCTTACTTCACTGGTGTTTTTGAGGAGACTGAGCTAGCTCAGCCCCTCCCTCTACAAAAATTAGTACCTTTACGAACTGTGCGATATTTTGCTGATTCCGAAAGGGAGACCTTGCAAGTTTTACACGCTATTCGGGATAATGTAACGCTCGCAGAAACGAAAGTCGTAGAAGCTGGGCAATATCTGAAAGATCCATGGGAAATTTCACAAAAGTTTGAGAAGCTTTATCCAGGCATCAATGCCCATCTGGCTAATTTATTGAAAGATGTTCATTACGATTTTAATCATGAATTTAAATTACCAAGGTTTAACCGTCAAAAGGCAGCTAAAGATGAACTGCGACAATTAACCGAAACTGGTTTAAAGGAAAAGGGTCTGTGGCAAGAAATTTATCAAAAGCGTTTGGAAAAGGAGCTTCAAATCATCTCGGACATGGGCTTTGATGACTATTTCTTGATCGTTTGGGATTTGCTCCGCTTTGGGCGTAGTAAAGGCTATTATATGGGCATGGGACGTGGCTCTGCAGCGGGTAGTTTGGTTGCTTATGCATTGAATATTACTGGTATTGATCCTGTTAGGAATAATCTGCTTTTTGAACGCTTTTTAAACAAAGAGCGTTACAGTATGCCCGATATTGATATTGATTTACCAGATATTTATCGTTCAGAATTCTTACACTATGTTCGAAATCGGTATGGTAGCGATCACTCTGCTCAAATTGTAACCTTTTCAACTTTCGGAGCAAAACAAGCTATTAGAGATGTCTTTAAACGGTTCGGTGTCCCTGAATATGAGATTAGCAATTTAAGTAAGAAAATAGGCTTTAAAGATACTTTGGCATCTATCTACGACAAAAACATTAGTTTTCGCCAAACGATCAATAGTCGCTTAGAATTTCAAAAGGCATTTGAAATAGCCAAACGAATTGAAGGTAATCCTAGACAAACATCTATTCATGCTGCAGGAATCGTTATGAGTGATGATCTTTTGACAGACCATATTCCTTTGAAAGAAGGGATAGAAATGATGGTGACGCAATATGATGCACCAGCAGTTGAAGCAAACGGCCTTTTGAAAATGGATTTTCTTGGCTTAAGAAATCTAACATTTGTTCAAAAAATGAAAGAGAAGGTTGCTAAAGACTTTGGCAAAGAAATCATCATAGAAGAGATTGACTTGGAAGATCCGAAAACACTAGAGCTATTTGCTCAGGGTGATACTAAGGGCATTTTTCAATTTGAACAAAGTGGTGCCATCAGCTTATTGAAACGAATTAAACCTAAGCGATTTGAAGAAATTGTTGCAACAACAAGTTTAAATAGGCCAGGGGCTAGCGACTACACTAATAATTTCATTAAGCGTAGAAGAGGGCAAGAAAAAATTGATTTAATTGATCCTATCATCGCACCTATCTTGGAACCGACTTATGGCATTATGCTTTACCAAGAGCAAGTTATGCAAATTGCACAAGTTTTTGCCGGTTTTACTTTAGGCAAAGCCGACCTTCTCCGCAGAGCTATGTCCAAAAAGAATCTATCAGAAATGAAAAAAATGGAGAATGACTTTATAGAAGGTGCCATCGGTCTTGGTCGTTCTGAAGAAACAGCTAAGCTTTTATTTAATAGAATGGAGAAGTTTGCTGGTTACGGTTTTAATAGAAGTCATGCCTTTGCTTATTCCGCTTTAGCTTTTCAGTTGGCCTATTTTAAGGCACATTACCCTGCCGTTTTCTATGATGTCATTATGAATTATTCAAATAGTGATTATATCAGTGATGCCTTAGAATCAGATTTTAAAGTGGTACCCTTGACCATTAATAATATCCCGTATAATGATAAAATTGATGCAAATAGGATTTATATGGGATTGAAAAATATTAAGGGGCTACCACGCGATTTAGCTTATTGGATTATTGAAAAACGGCCTTTTTCGAGTATTGAGTCCTTCCTAAGTGCCTTACCAGCTAAGTACCAGAAAAAAGACTTACTGGAGCCTCTATTTGCTGTTGGTTTATTTGATCTCTTTGAACCTAATCGTAGAAAAATTTTAAACAATCTGGACGGGTTATTAATTTTTGTTTCGGAACTTGGCTCTCTTTTTGCGGACTCGTCCTTTAGTTGGTTGGATTGTGATGATTTTTCAAATAGGGAGAAATACCAGTTGGAAGAAACCTATATAGGTATTGGGCTTAGTCCGCATCCTTTACTAGAAATTGCTGAAAAAACAGATCAAGAGTTTACTCCAATAACAAAACTTCTTAAAGATACTGAGCAGACCGTTCTTGTTCAAATTGAAAAGGTAAGGATTATCCGCACAAAAAGTAGTGGTCAACAAATGGCTTTCCTAACTGTAACTGATACTAAGAAAAAAATTGATGTTACGGTATTTCCTCAAGAGTTTTTGCAGTTTAAACATCTTTTGACAGAGGGGCAGATGGCATTTATCCATGGAAAAGTAAAGGAACGTGACAATCGTCTACAAATTGTTGCGCAAATGATTACTTTAGCTAATCAAAAGAAATACTGGATTTTACTTGAGACTCATGAAAATGATCAGCGGATTGCTAAAATTTTAGGAGAGTTTATGGGCCAATATCCCGTTGTGATTCATTATCAAAAGACCAAGGAAACACTTCAATTAAGCCATATTCTCGTAGATGGTAGTCCAGAATTAGAGGAGGCACTTGAAGAATTAGTTGTGAAAACGGTTTTTCGATAA
- a CDS encoding ABC transporter permease — MFGKLLKYEFKSVGKWYFGLNAGIVAIAAILSFVIKILVKKNPDISLFSKFLPFSLILIFGALIAGSLLATLLIIINRFNKNIYGREGYLTMTLPVSEHKLILAKLVSSVTYSFFNLLVLAVAFAILILPQFDKSDLLKGINEILKVAPQHMNLIAFICVTIVLSTLSSILAIYFAISIGQLFANRRGLKAFMAYFCIQITLSIIFTYINTNLLGLGFDREIDYTSNYYFLISSLEGLFQIILYYFGTHFIMKSKLNLQ; from the coding sequence ATGTTTGGGAAATTATTAAAATATGAGTTCAAATCAGTAGGTAAGTGGTACTTTGGATTGAACGCTGGAATAGTTGCAATTGCTGCCATTCTATCATTTGTTATAAAAATATTAGTAAAGAAAAATCCTGATATTAGCCTTTTTTCAAAATTCTTACCTTTTTCACTTATCCTTATTTTTGGAGCCCTAATTGCTGGCTCCCTTCTAGCAACTTTATTGATTATTATTAACCGATTTAACAAAAACATTTATGGGCGAGAAGGTTACCTAACAATGACCTTACCTGTATCAGAGCATAAGCTAATTCTAGCAAAATTAGTATCCTCAGTTACTTACAGTTTCTTTAACCTTTTGGTATTAGCAGTAGCCTTCGCTATTTTAATTCTACCTCAATTTGATAAATCAGACCTTCTAAAGGGTATTAATGAAATATTAAAAGTTGCTCCTCAACATATGAACCTCATCGCCTTTATTTGCGTTACGATAGTATTATCAACTCTATCAAGTATTCTTGCCATTTATTTCGCTATTTCAATTGGTCAGCTATTTGCAAATCGTCGTGGATTAAAAGCCTTTATGGCATACTTTTGCATCCAAATTACTCTCAGCATTATCTTCACATACATCAACACAAACCTTTTAGGGCTTGGCTTTGATCGGGAGATTGATTACACAAGTAATTATTACTTCTTAATCTCTTCTTTAGAAGGATTATTCCAAATCATTCTCTACTATTTTGGAACACATTTCATCATGAAATCTAAGCTCAACTTACAATAA